A window of Leptotrichia wadei contains these coding sequences:
- a CDS encoding lipid-A-disaccharide synthase N-terminal domain-containing protein, whose translation MEKIFIILGLAGQLMFSARFLVQWIASEKRKKSVVPISFWFLSLFGSFLLLIYAIYRKDIVFTLGQLFGFIVYIRNLLIIKNTEKIEKNIKKGKLK comes from the coding sequence ATGGAAAAAATATTTATAATTTTAGGATTAGCAGGACAACTGATGTTTTCCGCAAGATTTTTAGTTCAATGGATTGCGAGCGAAAAAAGAAAAAAAAGCGTTGTTCCAATTTCATTTTGGTTTTTAAGCCTTTTTGGAAGTTTTCTTTTATTAATTTATGCAATTTACAGAAAAGATATTGTCTTTACTTTGGGACAATTATTTGGATTTATCGTTTATATAAGAAATTTACTTATTATTAAAAATACTGAAAAAATAGAAAAAAATATAAAGAAAGGAAAATTGAAATAA
- a CDS encoding GDP-mannose 4,6-dehydratase translates to METYLITGGAGFIGSHLVKKLLSEHFKIIVVDNFDDFYNYKIKISNLCEATNTFFEIKYDKKEKNLKEFVNFINNADKNMILLNKDIRNFDDLKETFKNYKFDGIVHLAVKAGVRPSFERPLDYEETNIKGTLNLLELCKKFKINNFVCASSSSVYGDTPKLPFSESDNIKKTLSPYALTKKTCEEMAYLYYKNYGIKVIMLRFFTVYGPGQRPDLAIHKFAKKLKYNEKISIYGDGKTGRDYTYIDDIIAGITASIKFINKKNECYEIFNLGNNRVITLMEMVKIMEKISGYKADLEFCVFQKGDMPMTYADISKAKKLLGYNPKTDFEDGIEKFFAWFEKKESKI, encoded by the coding sequence ATGGAAACTTATTTAATCACAGGTGGAGCAGGATTTATCGGCTCCCATCTTGTAAAAAAATTGCTGTCAGAACATTTTAAAATAATTGTAGTTGACAATTTTGACGATTTTTACAATTACAAAATCAAAATTTCCAATTTGTGTGAAGCGACAAATACTTTTTTTGAAATAAAATATGATAAAAAAGAAAAAAATCTAAAAGAATTTGTCAACTTTATAAATAATGCAGATAAAAATATGATTTTATTAAACAAAGACATCAGAAATTTCGATGACTTAAAAGAAACTTTTAAAAACTATAAATTTGACGGAATCGTGCATTTGGCGGTAAAAGCTGGAGTGCGACCATCTTTTGAAAGACCGTTGGACTACGAAGAAACAAATATAAAAGGAACTTTAAATTTATTGGAATTATGTAAAAAATTTAAAATTAACAATTTTGTTTGTGCTTCTTCATCTTCAGTTTACGGAGATACACCAAAACTTCCTTTTTCAGAAAGCGATAACATAAAAAAAACTTTATCGCCTTATGCTCTAACTAAAAAAACTTGTGAAGAAATGGCGTATCTATATTACAAAAATTACGGTATAAAAGTCATAATGCTCAGATTTTTTACAGTTTATGGACCAGGACAGCGACCAGATTTAGCCATTCATAAATTTGCAAAAAAATTGAAATACAATGAAAAAATATCAATTTATGGAGATGGCAAGACAGGACGGGACTATACTTATATTGATGATATAATCGCAGGAATCACAGCTTCAATAAAATTTATAAACAAAAAAAATGAATGTTACGAAATCTTCAATCTTGGAAACAACAGAGTAATAACTCTTATGGAAATGGTAAAAATAATGGAAAAAATTTCAGGCTACAAAGCTGATTTAGAATTTTGCGTCTTTCAAAAAGGGGATATGCCGATGACATACGCTGATATTTCCAAAGCCAAAAAACTTCTTGGCTACAATCCAAAAACGGATTTTGAAGATGGAATAGAAAAATTTTTTGCATGGTTTGAGAAAAAAGAAAGTAAAATATAA
- a CDS encoding isocitrate/isopropylmalate dehydrogenase family protein, whose product MKKITLIPGDGIGYEISESLVKIFDAAKVPIEFETENAGSDVYEKTGELIPESLYESVKRNKIAIKGPITTPIGKGFRSINVYLRKKYDLYTNFRPSRNLPGIETRYNNIDLAIFRENTEGIYIGEEKYENEEKTSAIAIKRITRKGSKRIIQSAFEYAKNNGISKVTVVHKANILKFTDGMFLDIAREISKEYENIQLEKLIIDNMCMQLVTNPERFKVIVTMNLYGDILSDLVAGLVGGLGVAPGANIGDDIAIFEAVHGSAPDIAGQNKANPLALLLSSIEMLKYLKLDNFAKNIENAILKTLTDGCKTADLGGSATTTEFTDRIIENLK is encoded by the coding sequence ATGAAAAAAATTACATTAATACCTGGAGACGGGATTGGATATGAGATCTCCGAAAGCTTAGTAAAAATTTTTGATGCTGCAAAGGTTCCTATAGAATTTGAAACTGAAAATGCAGGGTCAGATGTTTATGAAAAAACAGGGGAACTTATACCTGAAAGTCTTTATGAAAGTGTTAAAAGAAATAAAATTGCGATAAAAGGACCTATTACTACACCTATCGGAAAAGGGTTTAGAAGTATCAATGTGTATCTCAGAAAAAAATATGATTTATACACAAATTTTAGACCTTCTAGAAATTTGCCTGGAATTGAAACTCGATATAATAATATTGATTTGGCTATTTTTCGTGAAAATACTGAAGGAATTTATATCGGCGAAGAAAAATATGAAAATGAAGAAAAAACTAGTGCAATTGCTATAAAAAGAATTACGAGAAAAGGCAGTAAACGAATTATCCAAAGTGCTTTTGAATATGCAAAAAATAATGGAATTTCAAAAGTTACAGTTGTTCATAAAGCAAATATTTTGAAATTTACTGATGGAATGTTTTTGGATATTGCGAGAGAAATTTCAAAAGAGTATGAAAATATTCAGTTGGAAAAGCTTATTATTGATAATATGTGTATGCAGCTTGTTACGAATCCAGAAAGATTTAAAGTGATTGTTACGATGAATTTATATGGAGATATTTTGTCTGATTTAGTGGCTGGGCTTGTCGGAGGTCTTGGAGTTGCACCTGGAGCTAATATTGGAGATGACATTGCTATTTTCGAGGCTGTGCATGGATCAGCACCAGATATTGCAGGACAAAATAAAGCAAACCCGCTTGCATTATTACTTTCTTCAATAGAAATGTTAAAATACTTAAAACTTGATAATTTTGCTAAAAATATTGAAAATGCAATTTTAAAAACATTAACTGATGGATGTAAGACTGCAGATTTAGGTGGAAGTGCAACAACTACTGAGTTTACAGATAGAATTATTGAAAATCTGAAATAA
- a CDS encoding glycosyltransferase family 2 protein yields the protein MMEISFVVPIFNEEENIPLLVEKLELAVKGKYSEYEFILVDDGSTDKSKEILEKLSKDKKYLKPIFFKKNCGQSAALSAGFKYCSGDIVVSMDGDLQTNPKDISLLIPYLKEYDMVNGMRATRQDGFYRKLVSLVGNSFRNFITKDNIRDTGCPLKVFKREVVKSFYLYKGMHRFLPTLAKINGFSVIEIAVPHYDRIYGKSKYTTFNRLFVGFEDVFAVRWMKKRRINYEITDKKNY from the coding sequence ATTATGGAAATATCATTTGTTGTACCGATTTTTAATGAAGAGGAGAATATACCTCTTCTAGTGGAAAAACTGGAATTGGCTGTAAAAGGGAAATATAGTGAATATGAATTTATTTTAGTTGACGATGGGAGTACTGATAAATCAAAGGAAATTCTTGAAAAATTGTCAAAAGATAAAAAATATTTGAAACCTATTTTTTTTAAGAAAAACTGTGGACAAAGTGCGGCACTTTCGGCAGGGTTTAAGTATTGCAGCGGAGATATTGTCGTGTCAATGGATGGAGATTTGCAGACAAATCCAAAAGATATTTCTCTTCTTATCCCATATTTAAAGGAATATGATATGGTAAACGGAATGCGTGCGACAAGACAAGACGGCTTTTACAGAAAACTGGTTTCATTAGTTGGAAATTCATTTAGAAATTTTATTACAAAAGACAATATTCGCGATACAGGTTGTCCTTTAAAAGTGTTTAAAAGGGAAGTTGTAAAATCTTTTTACCTGTATAAAGGAATGCACAGATTTTTACCCACACTTGCAAAAATAAATGGATTTTCTGTGATTGAAATAGCGGTACCGCATTACGACCGTATTTATGGAAAATCTAAATATACGACTTTTAATAGACTATTTGTCGGATTTGAAGATGTATTTGCGGTGAGATGGATGAAAAAAAGGAGAATAAACTATGAAATTACCGACAAAAAAAATTACTAA
- a CDS encoding aconitate hydratase: MGMNLTYKILKKNLLKGELKAGNEIAVRVNQTLTQDSTGTMAYLQLNAMNIDKVATEISVAYVDHNMLQSSFENADDHEFIKTSAEKHNIVFSKPGNGICHRLHLERFGKPGKILIGSDSHTPTGGGLGMLAIGAGGLDVAIGMARGLYYLKVPKVYNIELRGKLQPWVSAKDVILYVLKELTVKGGVGFVMEYTGEGIKSLSVEDRATITNMGAELGATTSIFPSDENTKIFLEKQSRGEDFVELLPDEDAVYDEKLVVNLDELVPLAAFPHSPDNVHEIPKDKKLKVDQIAIGSCTNSSYSDFMKLAAILDGKKVHPDVSLVLSPGSSNIMKMISENGALAKFIAAGARLLEAACGPCIGMGQAPKTNGISLRTFNRNFKGRCGTMSAGVYLVSTETAAASAITGYLTDPRELGAEIIIDEPEKFEVSDNYFIFPNPNEDEAKKERETVKIVMGPNIKPFPIGEELKDSFTKKVILKTGDNITTDDICPSNAALLPFRSNIPKLSEHCFETIIPDFKERAEKNDGGIVVGGENYGQGSSREHAALLPLYLGIKAVIAKSFARIHKANLINSGIIPLEFENVEDYNNIDEYDELQLSDIPNSLINGRFIVKNLTKNIEFPAKFNGSERELKILKFGGYLKFATSDEFLS, from the coding sequence ATGGGTATGAATTTAACATACAAGATTTTGAAAAAAAATCTTCTAAAAGGAGAATTAAAAGCAGGTAACGAAATCGCCGTAAGAGTTAATCAAACACTTACACAAGATTCCACGGGAACGATGGCGTATTTACAGCTAAATGCGATGAATATTGACAAAGTAGCAACGGAAATTTCTGTGGCTTATGTCGATCACAATATGTTGCAATCAAGTTTTGAAAATGCAGATGATCATGAATTTATTAAAACATCAGCTGAAAAGCATAATATTGTTTTTTCAAAACCTGGAAATGGGATTTGTCATAGATTGCATTTGGAAAGATTTGGGAAGCCAGGAAAAATATTGATTGGGTCAGATAGCCACACACCTACTGGTGGAGGACTTGGAATGCTTGCAATTGGAGCAGGTGGACTTGATGTTGCGATTGGTATGGCAAGAGGTCTTTATTATTTGAAAGTTCCAAAAGTTTATAACATCGAACTTAGAGGGAAATTACAACCTTGGGTATCAGCTAAGGATGTAATTTTGTATGTGTTGAAAGAATTGACAGTAAAAGGTGGAGTTGGATTTGTAATGGAATATACTGGAGAAGGTATAAAATCTCTATCTGTTGAGGATAGAGCCACTATTACAAATATGGGAGCTGAATTAGGAGCTACAACTTCGATTTTCCCAAGTGATGAAAATACAAAGATTTTCTTGGAAAAACAATCACGTGGAGAAGATTTTGTAGAATTATTGCCTGATGAGGATGCAGTTTATGATGAAAAATTAGTTGTTAATTTAGATGAATTAGTGCCACTTGCGGCTTTCCCTCATAGTCCTGATAATGTGCATGAAATTCCAAAAGACAAAAAATTGAAAGTTGATCAAATTGCAATTGGTTCATGTACAAATTCATCTTATTCAGATTTTATGAAACTTGCAGCAATTTTAGATGGGAAAAAAGTTCATCCAGATGTGAGTCTTGTTTTATCGCCAGGTTCAAGTAATATTATGAAAATGATTTCAGAAAATGGAGCATTGGCTAAATTTATAGCGGCTGGAGCAAGACTACTAGAAGCTGCGTGCGGACCTTGTATTGGAATGGGACAGGCACCAAAAACAAATGGTATCTCACTTAGAACATTTAACAGAAACTTCAAGGGAAGATGTGGAACAATGAGTGCTGGAGTTTACTTAGTTAGTACAGAAACAGCTGCTGCATCAGCAATTACAGGATATTTAACAGATCCAAGAGAATTGGGGGCAGAAATTATTATTGATGAGCCAGAAAAATTTGAAGTTTCAGATAATTATTTCATTTTCCCAAATCCTAATGAAGATGAGGCAAAAAAAGAAAGAGAAACTGTAAAAATTGTTATGGGGCCTAATATTAAGCCATTCCCAATTGGAGAAGAATTAAAAGACAGCTTTACTAAAAAAGTTATTTTAAAAACAGGAGATAACATTACAACAGATGATATTTGTCCATCGAATGCTGCATTATTGCCATTCCGTTCAAATATTCCTAAATTATCTGAACACTGTTTTGAAACAATTATTCCAGATTTCAAAGAAAGAGCTGAAAAAAATGATGGTGGAATTGTTGTTGGTGGAGAAAATTATGGACAAGGTTCAAGCCGTGAACATGCTGCATTATTACCGCTTTATCTTGGTATAAAAGCTGTTATTGCAAAATCATTTGCAAGAATTCACAAAGCAAACTTGATTAACAGTGGAATTATACCATTAGAATTTGAAAATGTAGAAGATTACAACAATATCGATGAATATGACGAATTACAATTATCAGATATTCCAAATTCATTGATAAACGGAAGATTTATTGTTAAAAATCTTACTAAGAATATCGAATTTCCTGCTAAATTCAATGGTTCAGAAAGAGAACTTAAAATCTTGAAATTTGGTGGATATTTGAAATTCGCTACAAGTGATGAATTTTTGAGTTAA
- a CDS encoding UTRA domain-containing protein, with the protein MSKYKEVYNDIKEKITNGTFKAREFLESESELARKYSYSKDTIRKALSMLELDGYIQKIKGKNSMVLENGRFKNSLSNLRTSKELNKIENIDIATNLVELSVVSGIKEIMDIFEVSEEVSFYKVSRIRILEGEALEYETTYFDMRIVPFLDKKIAESSTYDYLEKKLHLKISHSRREIKFRYATEDEKKYMDLKDFNAVIVVESHTYLSNGTLFQYGINSYRPDKFVFSTVAKR; encoded by the coding sequence GTGAGTAAATATAAGGAAGTTTATAATGACATAAAAGAAAAAATTACAAATGGAACATTTAAGGCAAGGGAATTTTTAGAAAGTGAATCTGAACTTGCACGTAAATATTCATATTCTAAAGATACGATAAGAAAGGCACTTTCTATGCTTGAATTGGATGGATATATTCAAAAAATCAAGGGGAAAAATTCGATGGTTTTAGAGAATGGAAGATTTAAAAACAGCTTATCAAATCTTAGGACTTCAAAGGAACTTAACAAAATTGAAAATATTGATATTGCGACTAATTTAGTTGAATTGAGTGTCGTTAGTGGAATTAAGGAAATTATGGATATTTTTGAAGTATCTGAAGAAGTTTCATTTTACAAGGTTTCACGTATTCGTATTTTAGAGGGGGAAGCTCTTGAGTATGAAACAACTTATTTTGATATGAGGATTGTTCCATTTTTGGATAAAAAAATTGCAGAAAGTTCAACTTATGATTATCTTGAAAAAAAATTACATTTGAAAATATCTCATTCACGGCGTGAAATAAAATTTAGGTATGCAACTGAAGATGAAAAGAAATATATGGATTTAAAGGATTTTAATGCAGTCATTGTAGTTGAAAGTCACACTTACTTGTCTAATGGAACATTATTTCAATATGGTATAAATTCCTACAGGCCAGATAAATTTGTATTTTCGACAGTAGCAAAAAGATAG
- a CDS encoding PepSY domain-containing protein — MKNQKNFFKTGILSFLLLGGLLAYGATSNNRNIATKISREEAVKIAKKNTPNGQLKKVKLENTKRGPVYDIELWEGNTNTKKEYKIDANTGQIFRAKTDIDDDELNPAIANTKISVEQAKSIAKKQAPNATFKSIELERKKGKLVYKVDLIEGNTKKEYKIDAETGEILDFEID, encoded by the coding sequence ATGAAAAATCAAAAAAATTTTTTTAAAACAGGAATTTTAAGTTTTTTATTACTAGGAGGATTACTTGCATATGGTGCAACTTCAAATAATCGAAATATTGCAACAAAAATCAGTCGGGAAGAAGCTGTCAAAATCGCTAAAAAAAATACACCGAATGGACAATTAAAAAAAGTGAAATTAGAAAATACAAAAAGAGGACCTGTATATGACATTGAATTGTGGGAAGGAAACACTAACACTAAAAAAGAATATAAAATTGATGCAAATACAGGGCAGATTTTTAGAGCAAAAACTGATATAGATGACGATGAATTAAATCCCGCAATAGCAAACACGAAAATTTCAGTCGAGCAGGCAAAAAGCATAGCAAAAAAACAAGCTCCAAATGCAACTTTCAAAAGTATTGAACTTGAAAGAAAAAAAGGAAAGCTGGTCTATAAAGTAGATCTTATAGAAGGAAATACAAAAAAAGAATATAAAATTGACGCAGAAACAGGAGAAATATTAGATTTTGAAATTGACTAA
- a CDS encoding citrate/2-methylcitrate synthase: MKSDFINELGVMFTENNYISDDIYNKLNVKRGLRNKNGTGVLVGLTKIGSVLGYSIDKDGKKVPSEGKLYYRGIPIEKLVAQFRKEKTFCFEKTMFLLLFGKVPSNFELKMFISTLKEYQHLPDEFIEDFILRKPGTDIMNQLQRSVLCLYTLDENPDDISLSNLIDQSLNLIAKFPSLLVYCYQACNYKHFNKSLIIHNPVEEYSIAQNILHMLRSDNNFTELEAEVLDLILVIHAEHGGGNNSTFTSHVVSSTRTDTYSSISASIGSLKGPMHGGANSMVTKMVEDIKKNTNPYDEVKLKEYLKKIFQKEVFDKKGRIYGMGHAVYTISDPRAVILKKKAYELAKEKKALEEFELFSSIEKLTREIGKELKGKNFEICANVDLYSGFVYKLLNIPQNIFTPLFALSRIASWNAHRMEQILVDKKLIRPAYKAIDENGNVFL, translated from the coding sequence ATGAAAAGCGATTTTATTAATGAGCTGGGAGTTATGTTTACTGAAAACAATTATATTTCAGATGATATTTACAATAAATTAAATGTAAAAAGAGGGCTTAGGAATAAAAATGGAACGGGTGTCCTTGTTGGATTGACAAAAATTGGTTCTGTTTTAGGATATTCAATAGATAAAGATGGAAAGAAAGTTCCATCAGAAGGAAAACTTTATTATCGTGGTATTCCTATTGAAAAACTTGTAGCTCAATTTAGAAAAGAAAAGACTTTCTGTTTTGAAAAAACAATGTTTTTATTACTTTTTGGAAAAGTTCCTTCAAATTTTGAATTAAAAATGTTCATTAGTACTTTAAAAGAATACCAACATTTACCAGATGAATTTATCGAAGATTTTATACTAAGAAAGCCAGGTACTGATATAATGAATCAGCTTCAACGGTCTGTGTTGTGTCTTTATACTTTGGATGAAAATCCAGATGATATCAGTCTTTCAAATTTGATTGACCAATCTCTAAATTTGATTGCAAAATTTCCAAGTCTTCTTGTTTATTGTTATCAAGCATGTAATTACAAGCATTTTAATAAGAGTTTAATCATTCATAATCCAGTAGAGGAATATAGTATTGCACAGAATATCCTTCACATGCTTAGAAGCGATAATAACTTTACAGAATTGGAAGCTGAAGTATTAGACTTAATTTTAGTTATTCATGCAGAACACGGAGGAGGAAACAACTCAACTTTTACTTCTCATGTAGTTTCTTCAACTAGAACAGATACATATTCATCAATTTCAGCTTCAATCGGTTCTTTAAAAGGCCCTATGCACGGAGGAGCAAATTCGATGGTTACAAAAATGGTAGAAGATATTAAGAAAAACACTAATCCTTATGATGAGGTTAAATTGAAAGAATATTTGAAAAAAATTTTTCAAAAAGAAGTATTTGATAAGAAAGGTAGGATTTATGGTATGGGACATGCTGTCTACACAATCTCAGATCCTCGTGCCGTGATTTTAAAGAAAAAAGCTTATGAATTAGCAAAAGAAAAAAAAGCGCTTGAAGAATTTGAATTATTTTCAAGTATTGAAAAACTTACTAGAGAAATTGGAAAGGAACTTAAAGGAAAAAATTTTGAAATTTGTGCAAATGTTGATTTATATTCAGGTTTTGTGTATAAGCTTTTGAATATTCCACAAAATATTTTTACTCCACTTTTTGCACTTTCGAGGATTGCTAGCTGGAACGCACATAGAATGGAACAAATTTTGGTTGATAAAAAATTGATTAGGCCAGCTTATAAGGCAATTGATGAAAATGGAAATGTATTTTTATAA
- a CDS encoding ArnT family glycosyltransferase, with the protein MKLPTKKITKFNFYKDFKLKRIKIKFKFEYFIPIVLILVTLPLFNRMFTQRNELKYLYIAQDIIKNKNPFVYYLSGKLYTDKPPLFFWIIIFSKFIFRNYYTYGIVIFNIFIESFLLIKLYRFLKIKFDENIAIMSIFITFTGILQYVSVIVVRMDIYLSCFIALSLLNFFECYEKNDYQKNWITFVYIGFAFLFKGIVGLLTPLLVIILFKFTASKKYSLKEAGFYKGLAIILAFVLFWIIPAYISLGNIFINELFFKQLFGRAVKAFTHKRPFYYYLYTLPMTVFPWTVYSVYVMYKSIISWIKEKNTNDFEKFLLIWIFSTLFYLSVSSSKLVIYLLPIVTPIGILTAINYRKIPFETKNILFFITISIFIVASIVMIFSNSRDFVPFKVISIFSLFNIGIVSLLLFLKAGKKAGFIFLGLLFPIVTFVAGFNISKINKMTDARNYDSNYLYIEKK; encoded by the coding sequence ATGAAATTACCGACAAAAAAAATTACTAAATTCAACTTTTACAAAGATTTTAAGTTAAAAAGAATAAAAATAAAATTTAAATTTGAATATTTTATTCCAATTGTGTTAATTCTCGTAACATTACCACTTTTTAATCGAATGTTTACTCAGAGAAATGAATTAAAATATTTGTATATTGCTCAAGATATAATAAAAAATAAAAATCCATTTGTGTATTATTTATCTGGAAAACTTTATACGGACAAACCGCCATTATTCTTTTGGATAATTATCTTTTCAAAATTTATTTTTAGAAATTATTATACTTACGGAATTGTTATTTTTAACATATTTATTGAAAGTTTTTTACTCATAAAATTATATAGATTTTTAAAAATAAAATTTGATGAGAATATTGCTATAATGTCAATATTTATAACATTTACAGGAATTCTTCAATATGTTTCTGTAATAGTAGTTAGAATGGACATTTATCTTAGCTGTTTTATAGCTTTATCACTTTTAAATTTTTTTGAATGTTATGAAAAAAATGATTATCAAAAAAATTGGATAACTTTTGTCTACATTGGATTTGCCTTTTTATTTAAAGGAATTGTGGGACTTTTGACTCCATTATTAGTGATAATTCTTTTCAAATTTACAGCTTCAAAAAAATATTCCTTAAAAGAAGCAGGATTTTACAAAGGATTAGCAATAATTCTAGCATTTGTCCTATTTTGGATAATTCCAGCCTACATAAGTTTAGGAAATATTTTCATTAATGAATTATTTTTTAAACAACTTTTTGGAAGAGCAGTGAAAGCTTTTACTCATAAAAGACCGTTTTATTATTATTTATATACTTTACCAATGACAGTATTTCCGTGGACTGTGTATTCGGTGTATGTAATGTATAAATCCATTATTTCTTGGATTAAAGAAAAAAATACGAACGATTTTGAAAAATTTCTATTAATATGGATTTTTTCAACATTATTTTATTTGTCAGTTTCAAGCAGCAAACTTGTCATTTACTTACTTCCAATTGTAACTCCAATTGGAATTTTGACGGCTATAAATTATAGAAAAATCCCTTTTGAAACAAAAAATATTCTTTTTTTCATAACAATTTCTATTTTTATAGTAGCTTCAATCGTTATGATTTTCTCAAATTCAAGAGATTTTGTTCCATTTAAAGTAATTTCCATTTTTTCACTATTTAATATAGGAATAGTGAGTTTATTATTATTTTTAAAAGCTGGAAAAAAAGCAGGATTTATATTTTTGGGATTGCTATTTCCAATAGTTACTTTTGTTGCAGGATTTAATATAAGTAAAATAAACAAAATGACAGATGCGAGAAATTATGATTCAAACTATCTTTACATAGAAAAAAAATAA
- a CDS encoding UDP-glucose dehydrogenase family protein produces the protein MNIAIIGTGYIGLVQGVVMSDLGFNVVCIDNDEVKIETLKQGKSPIYEPELEETLKKSLKNGKIKFTLDYNSGIKNADVIFLAVGTPPLDDGSSNLNYITAAIKNLAQFLSKDSLIITKSTVPMGTNKKIKKIILDELKKRNMGNLNVSVISNPEFLREGKAVYDFLNPDRIVVGIDENDNKEKIKKEIYKIYEYFLKKQIPIIFTNLETAELSKYSSNAFLSVKISFINEMAMLSEKTGANIEDVSKIMGFDHRIGNEFLNAGLGFRGSCFPKDTLAILNIGKNNDCEMSIVNSAVKFNDDLKDILIKKIKNKLGSTKDKTISILGLSFKPETDDIRESPAIKIIKKLMNLRAKIKVYCPQGMEKTKKELENYSDCIKYCKNEYECAKNSDCLILTTEWEQFKNMDLERIKNVMKSNYFFDFRNMFSDNENIRNYFHYYPIGRN, from the coding sequence ATGAATATAGCAATAATCGGAACAGGATACATCGGTTTAGTTCAAGGTGTTGTAATGTCGGATTTAGGATTTAATGTTGTCTGTATTGATAATGATGAAGTAAAAATTGAAACGTTAAAACAGGGAAAATCGCCTATTTATGAGCCAGAATTGGAAGAAACTTTAAAAAAGTCATTGAAAAACGGGAAAATTAAATTTACTTTGGATTATAATTCTGGGATAAAAAATGCTGATGTGATATTTCTTGCAGTAGGAACGCCACCTTTGGATGATGGTAGTTCAAATTTGAATTATATCACGGCTGCAATTAAAAATTTAGCTCAATTTCTTTCAAAAGATAGCCTTATTATTACAAAATCAACTGTTCCGATGGGAACAAACAAAAAAATTAAAAAAATTATTTTAGATGAATTAAAAAAAAGAAATATGGGTAATCTTAATGTATCAGTTATTTCAAATCCTGAATTTTTAAGGGAAGGAAAGGCTGTTTACGACTTTTTAAATCCTGATAGGATTGTTGTGGGAATTGATGAAAATGATAATAAAGAAAAAATAAAAAAAGAAATTTATAAAATTTATGAATACTTTTTAAAAAAACAAATTCCAATAATTTTTACAAATCTTGAAACGGCAGAATTGTCCAAATATTCTTCAAATGCGTTTTTGTCTGTAAAAATATCATTTATTAATGAAATGGCGATGCTTTCTGAAAAGACAGGAGCAAATATTGAAGATGTTTCAAAAATTATGGGATTTGACCACAGAATTGGAAATGAATTTTTGAATGCAGGACTTGGTTTTAGAGGTTCCTGTTTTCCAAAAGACACTCTTGCGATACTAAATATTGGAAAAAATAATGATTGTGAGATGAGTATTGTAAATTCTGCTGTGAAATTTAATGATGATTTGAAAGATATTTTGATAAAAAAGATAAAAAATAAACTTGGAAGCACAAAAGATAAGACAATTTCAATCTTGGGACTGTCGTTTAAGCCAGAAACTGACGATATAAGGGAATCCCCTGCGATAAAAATAATAAAAAAATTGATGAATTTAAGAGCAAAAATCAAAGTTTATTGTCCTCAAGGAATGGAAAAGACAAAAAAAGAACTTGAAAACTATTCAGATTGTATTAAATATTGTAAAAATGAATATGAATGTGCCAAAAATTCAGACTGTCTAATTTTGACTACAGAATGGGAACAATTTAAAAATATGGATTTAGAGAGAATAAAAAATGTTATGAAAAGTAATTATTTTTTTGATTTTAGAAATATGTTTTCAGATAACGAAAATATTAGAAATTATTTTCACTATTATCCGATTGGGAGAAATTAA